The Atribacterota bacterium genome segment GGTCACTTTGGGCTGCTCTCTCTAATAATTCTCTTGCCTGTTCTTCCTTGTTTCGATCATCCAATAATTCTGCATAGTATACCAGTCCCTGGGGATTATCCGGGAAATGCTGGTAATATTCCTCGAAATACTTTTCTGAGGTTTTTTCCTTTTGATAAGGCCAGGGCAATTGATGCCACATTCTGCCTAATGCAAGGATAGGGCCGGCATCTCCATACATTTTGTCAATTTCGTATGCTGTTTCAAAGGCCCTTTCGGTCTTCTTTTTTAAGCCTTTTCTGATAGCCTTTAAAATACTAATTCCGTCAGAATATGTTCCGGCACATAGTCCGTAGAAATAATGCCCCTCAACCCCATCAGGATTTAACTCTATTGCGATTTCAGCATAATCCAAACCTTCTTTTCCATAATCTTCACAAATATCATCCCAGTCTTCCACATCAGCCTGCATAGAAAGGTCTGCATATTCTCTCAAAGCCCTGGCTATTTTCCAGTTGGCCTCATAGCTGTCAGGATCTTCTTCCACAGCTTTGCGATAGAGAGGGATTGATTCTCCTACTTTTTCCAGATTATCCTCTTCATAAATTGCATCTGCCTGAGTAAGATAAGTAGAAGTAATAGCAGTTAGTGTAAGACAGCTAATAAGTAATAAACTGGTCAGTAAAATGATATTTTTTTTCATAAAACCTCCTTATTAAATTGTTTATATTAATAGTTACTAATAATACTTAGTATTATATCAAAAAAAGTAAGTCAGTCAAGAATATTCATTGAAGACAAAGCTTTTTTCAGAATAAACCTTGCATTCATCTATGAATATAATTTCTATTAATATTAATAATATTAATCTGGTTTTATGTCATTTTCTATTTACCTATGAATAGAATATAAAATATGATAGACTTAAATAAATTATAGTAAATGGGTGATAATATAAGGAGATTGTTATGGTAAAAACATTTTCGGTTTCCACAAATAATAGAACAGAGATGGTTGATATTACTTCTAATGTCCAGGAAATAATTCAGGAAAGCAAACAGCAGGAAGGATTATGTATTATTTTTATTCCACATACAACAGCCGCAGTTACCATAAATGAGAATGCAGATCCAAGTGTACATAAAGACATTTTGACTGAACTGAATAAAATAGTGCCATTTGATGATAATTATAGCCATACTGAAGGTAATTCATCTG includes the following:
- a CDS encoding secondary thiamine-phosphate synthase enzyme YjbQ, translated to MVKTFSVSTNNRTEMVDITSNVQEIIQESKQQEGLCIIFIPHTTAAVTINENADPSVHKDILTELNKIVPFDDNYSHTEGNSSAHIKSSMIGSSINVIIEDGKLKLGTWQGIYFCEFDGPRTRKVWVKII